A single window of Chloracidobacterium thermophilum B DNA harbors:
- a CDS encoding FHA domain-containing serine/threonine-protein kinase, whose amino-acid sequence MVNQKQLAPETILEGRYRIVKRIGGGGMGSVYLAYDQKFGPANDKTRRAVKEMYDLFTDPAQRQKAIEDFQREGQLLASLEHPSIPTVYDYFVNDGKYYLVMKYVPGDDLAKKLKSSELGYIDERTVTEWAIQVCDVLDYIHNQNPPVIYRDLKPANLMLDETRTPPRVMLIDFGIARFVAPTQKGVTAIGTMGYAPPELFSGQVEPRSDLYSLGATMFHLLTGADPQDNPLLIFDFSKNPRPRAINPKLTTGIEAIVMQAVAHRPQDRPASAAEMKRMLEEHLRHLDSPPMPSLEPIFCIACGGSLAPDDAFCPHCGAPQPQAQGASGRKAASNRQVACLQVLDAHGNPKAAYELSKSTMLLGRTDPHTGNFPEIDLTPHDAETKVSRRHARLFQEGGRFFIEDLSSVNGTFLNGNVRLIPKTPHPLQNGDELKLGETRVRFTIQ is encoded by the coding sequence ATGGTGAACCAAAAACAACTTGCGCCGGAGACCATCCTCGAAGGACGTTATCGCATTGTCAAGCGCATTGGCGGTGGCGGTATGGGCAGCGTCTATCTGGCCTATGACCAAAAATTTGGGCCTGCCAATGACAAGACGCGCCGCGCCGTGAAGGAAATGTACGACCTGTTCACGGACCCTGCCCAGCGTCAGAAAGCCATCGAGGATTTCCAGCGCGAGGGGCAACTCCTTGCCAGCCTGGAACACCCCTCCATTCCCACCGTCTATGATTACTTTGTCAACGACGGCAAATACTACCTGGTGATGAAGTATGTGCCGGGGGATGACCTGGCCAAAAAGCTCAAAAGCAGTGAACTGGGCTACATTGATGAACGGACTGTGACCGAGTGGGCCATCCAGGTCTGTGATGTCCTCGATTACATTCACAATCAGAACCCACCCGTCATTTACCGCGATCTCAAGCCAGCCAACCTCATGCTTGATGAGACCCGGACTCCCCCGCGTGTCATGCTGATTGACTTTGGCATCGCCCGTTTTGTGGCGCCCACCCAGAAAGGGGTCACCGCCATTGGGACGATGGGGTATGCTCCACCCGAACTGTTTTCCGGGCAGGTTGAGCCACGTTCAGACCTCTACTCCCTTGGAGCGACGATGTTTCACCTGCTGACGGGAGCTGACCCACAGGACAATCCGCTCCTGATTTTTGACTTCAGCAAAAATCCCCGTCCCCGCGCCATCAACCCCAAACTGACCACAGGCATCGAGGCGATTGTCATGCAGGCTGTCGCCCACAGGCCGCAGGACCGTCCAGCTTCGGCGGCTGAAATGAAGCGCATGCTGGAAGAGCATCTGCGCCACCTTGACAGCCCGCCGATGCCCAGTCTTGAGCCTATCTTCTGCATTGCCTGTGGGGGCAGCCTTGCCCCGGATGATGCCTTCTGCCCCCACTGTGGCGCACCACAACCACAGGCTCAGGGAGCCAGCGGACGTAAGGCAGCCTCCAACCGCCAGGTTGCCTGCTTACAGGTGCTCGATGCACACGGGAACCCCAAGGCCGCCTACGAACTCAGTAAAAGTACGATGCTGCTGGGGCGCACCGACCCCCATACCGGTAACTTCCCGGAAATCGATCTGACCCCACACGACGCGGAAACCAAGGTTTCCCGGCGGCATGCCCGGTTGTTTCAGGAAGGCGGACGGTTTTTCATTGAAGACCTGTCGAGTGTCAATGGTACGTTCCTGAACGGTAATGTGCGGCTGATCCCCAAAACTCCACACCCTCTGCAAAACGGTGATGAACTCAAGCTGGGTGAAACGCGCGTACGCTTCACGATTCAATGA
- a CDS encoding ArsA family ATPase: MTNTRVIIYSGKGGTGKTTVSAATAVTLAAAGKRVLVISSDPAHSLGDVFQMSLSRTDPTPIAENLFGLEIDTLYEAKRNMGNFEKFVSESYEKRGIRSSVASELSTQPGLDEIFSLVRLHREALSGLWEVVILDTSPTGNTLRLLAYPELIVGGSMGKKLFRVYQGMSSMMKPFGSSNGPDPEFFNEVNQLLDAMNQVSTFLTGENVTLRLVINPEKLSILESKRAYTFTHIYGLTIDAVVVNKIYPVGEALHGAQLGSYFDYWAKLHGRYLEDIESAFAPLPIFKLFLEPCEPLGVEALRQVGAKAFGETDIGQVLYSKKNMWVEERQPTDDPDIRRFVVRIPFLTENEHIEVQRVGMDLYMCVGRIARSVSLPRILSNADMVDYVANGELLTVTFRERAREPEPPRLTRLRRSPASA, from the coding sequence ATGACGAACACACGAGTCATCATCTACTCCGGCAAAGGGGGGACGGGCAAAACGACTGTCTCGGCGGCCACCGCCGTGACCTTGGCAGCGGCTGGCAAGCGGGTGCTGGTCATCTCCAGCGATCCGGCCCATTCGCTGGGCGATGTCTTTCAGATGTCGCTTTCGCGGACAGACCCGACCCCCATTGCCGAAAACCTGTTCGGTCTCGAAATCGACACGCTCTACGAAGCCAAGCGCAACATGGGCAACTTCGAGAAGTTCGTGTCTGAAAGCTACGAAAAACGTGGCATCCGCTCTTCGGTGGCGTCGGAACTTTCTACACAGCCGGGGCTGGATGAGATTTTCTCCCTGGTACGCCTCCACCGCGAGGCACTGTCGGGACTGTGGGAGGTCGTCATTCTCGACACGTCGCCGACCGGCAACACCTTGCGGCTGCTGGCCTACCCCGAACTCATCGTCGGCGGAAGCATGGGCAAGAAGCTGTTTCGGGTGTACCAAGGGATGTCCTCGATGATGAAGCCGTTTGGTTCGTCGAATGGTCCTGACCCGGAATTCTTTAACGAAGTCAACCAGTTGCTGGATGCGATGAACCAGGTCAGCACGTTTCTGACCGGAGAAAACGTCACTCTGCGCCTGGTGATCAACCCGGAAAAGCTTTCGATTCTGGAAAGCAAGCGGGCTTACACTTTCACCCACATCTATGGCCTGACGATTGATGCCGTCGTTGTCAACAAGATTTACCCCGTGGGCGAGGCACTGCACGGAGCCCAACTCGGCAGCTACTTCGATTACTGGGCCAAGCTGCACGGGCGATACCTCGAAGATATCGAGTCAGCCTTTGCCCCGTTGCCGATTTTCAAACTGTTTCTGGAACCCTGCGAACCGTTGGGAGTCGAAGCGCTGCGCCAGGTCGGCGCCAAGGCCTTCGGTGAAACCGACATCGGGCAGGTGCTCTACAGCAAGAAAAACATGTGGGTCGAAGAACGCCAGCCCACGGATGACCCGGACATTCGGCGCTTTGTTGTACGGATTCCGTTCCTGACCGAAAACGAGCACATCGAGGTTCAGCGGGTGGGTATGGACCTGTATATGTGTGTTGGGAGGATTGCCCGCAGTGTTTCGCTGCCGAGAATCCTGTCAAACGCTGACATGGTGGATTATGTCGCCAACGGTGAACTGCTCACCGTGACCTTTCGTGAACGGGCGCGTGAGCCTGAACCCCCCCGGTTGACACGGCTGCGGCGTTCCCCCGCCAGTGCTTGA
- a CDS encoding alpha/beta fold hydrolase, with the protein MPFLDTDCVRLYVQVIGDRGLPIIFVNGWAATCQMWRPLVKRLSRSYRCVLYDPRGTGRSLATAFGTTFEVEDAVADLHAVLRYVQGWDAHVVGQGTGAVVSLLAARERPQNFSSLTLIGTECLPPPTGRDREAETDLLWTQAQVLLQEAATLPYVRQLLLWRYRRVPEPYRTQLYEDFATTDPRAAYGLAQSVRDVIIRVRFWDALRQVPLPILLVRGALDDVLSPANHRDMFDCIQRGQTATVREAGHLPTLEYPDECAELLQNFFRTESLPAYRP; encoded by the coding sequence ATGCCTTTTCTCGATACGGATTGTGTCCGACTGTATGTGCAGGTCATTGGCGACAGGGGCCTGCCGATTATTTTTGTCAATGGCTGGGCCGCAACGTGTCAGATGTGGCGGCCATTGGTCAAGCGCCTGTCTCGGTCATATCGTTGCGTGCTCTACGACCCACGGGGCACAGGGCGCTCGCTGGCCACTGCTTTCGGCACAACCTTTGAGGTCGAGGATGCTGTAGCCGACCTCCATGCCGTACTGCGCTATGTCCAGGGGTGGGATGCCCATGTCGTCGGACAGGGGACGGGGGCGGTGGTCAGCCTGCTTGCTGCCCGTGAGCGTCCGCAAAACTTTTCTTCGCTGACCCTGATCGGCACGGAGTGTCTTCCGCCGCCGACGGGACGCGACCGGGAGGCTGAAACGGACCTGCTCTGGACTCAGGCGCAGGTACTTTTGCAGGAAGCCGCCACCTTGCCGTATGTGCGCCAACTGTTGCTGTGGCGCTACCGGCGGGTGCCCGAACCGTACCGAACCCAGCTTTACGAAGACTTTGCGACAACCGATCCTCGCGCGGCGTATGGTCTGGCGCAGTCGGTCCGTGATGTCATCATCCGCGTCCGGTTCTGGGATGCTCTGCGGCAGGTTCCTCTTCCCATCCTCCTCGTACGGGGGGCACTCGATGATGTGCTGTCACCTGCAAACCACCGCGACATGTTTGACTGCATCCAGCGGGGGCAGACCGCCACGGTGCGCGAGGCCGGTCACTTACCGACCCTGGAATACCCCGACGAATGCGCCGAGTTGCTTCAGAACTTCTTTCGGACAGAATCGCTGCCAGCCTATCGTCCATAA
- a CDS encoding indolepyruvate ferredoxin oxidoreductase subunit alpha — MAAEEKAETTNGAPAETPALAPAKAAAKAAAKAPAKAAAKAAPPPIPGPPSRLSRPKTAAPKKKRERQIYTIIEELCIGCGFCTDECPPKVNAILPRDVEAVLDGGETYWIDQTRCISCSLCFVAGTCPTDAVVFTEGGVSRTQYMEDYLHIEMVDEPYWRQRNELSRIGSIL; from the coding sequence ATGGCAGCAGAGGAGAAAGCAGAAACGACCAACGGCGCGCCGGCGGAAACACCGGCCTTGGCACCCGCCAAGGCCGCCGCCAAGGCCGCGGCCAAAGCTCCGGCCAAAGCCGCAGCCAAAGCGGCCCCGCCGCCCATTCCAGGGCCGCCAAGTCGCTTGTCGCGTCCGAAGACAGCGGCGCCGAAAAAGAAGCGCGAGCGGCAGATTTACACCATCATCGAGGAGTTGTGCATCGGGTGCGGCTTCTGCACGGATGAATGTCCGCCCAAGGTGAATGCCATCCTGCCACGGGATGTTGAGGCGGTCCTCGACGGTGGCGAAACCTACTGGATTGACCAAACCCGGTGCATCAGTTGTTCGCTGTGCTTTGTGGCCGGCACCTGCCCGACCGATGCCGTCGTCTTTACGGAAGGTGGGGTGTCACGGACGCAGTACATGGAGGACTACCTGCACATCGAGATGGTGGATGAGCCGTACTGGCGTCAACGCAACGAATTGTCGCGGATTGGTTCAATCCTGTGA
- a CDS encoding FHA domain-containing protein → MQGHPVGSAVPTAASQPTPSPKMHSPGSPPATPSASPPASSSVPRAKLVIQRGGTVGKEFLLTETESNIGRWDADGGIFPDVDLDQDDPEAKVSRRHARILCQDGQYLLEDLGSTNGTFVNRGRRLLPGNRHPLNDGDEIIVGKTFLKFHYIR, encoded by the coding sequence ATGCAGGGACATCCTGTGGGGTCGGCTGTTCCGACAGCCGCTTCCCAACCCACTCCATCACCCAAAATGCATTCGCCTGGCTCACCGCCAGCGACACCATCGGCTTCACCACCAGCATCGTCTTCTGTGCCACGCGCCAAACTGGTTATCCAGCGGGGTGGAACGGTTGGCAAAGAGTTTCTGCTGACGGAAACCGAGTCCAATATCGGGCGCTGGGATGCGGATGGGGGCATTTTTCCTGACGTTGATCTTGACCAGGATGACCCGGAAGCCAAAGTTTCGCGGCGCCATGCGCGCATCCTATGCCAGGACGGGCAGTATTTGCTTGAAGACCTGGGCAGCACGAATGGAACCTTTGTGAATCGCGGACGACGCCTTTTGCCCGGTAACCGGCACCCCCTCAACGACGGTGACGAAATCATCGTCGGCAAGACTTTTTTGAAGTTTCACTACATTCGCTGA
- a CDS encoding bacteriochlorophyll A protein, translating to MASKLTTSNYDLDLDATGWGTLRAEARISNVPSASPLLPIDGELKLEAKKIEDDVVRLTFFGQSIVDGILGRVEGESDIANESPTRRVAAGDGKITVGKFSHRFEFEGVVDCLRYWRSKAIDDNIIARKQRLLCGNLFHDLSVRVPLDSEEVIDTWLEMQDAFRNSPNFGDYIKDVWLIGPLWNALEQTGQSLDNIDVYYFSEVEGGEKSRIDFRFAGGGTGIVDSISRWLELFPIDGLGKPVNQGGRVARLQGNFNASVQGIEVKLFVELPGFSVPIEGGKRKVLNHPLVPLAHHGIAVNSEPADLAIRFKVSIPKGKKFIETANSFEWDRVAENVRVFTGGRYKAWAEGICKGSYSPFDIFFG from the coding sequence ATGGCAAGCAAACTCACCACTTCAAACTACGACCTCGACCTGGATGCCACAGGTTGGGGAACGCTGCGGGCCGAGGCCCGAATTTCCAATGTACCATCGGCTTCGCCGCTGTTGCCGATTGACGGCGAGCTGAAGCTTGAGGCCAAAAAGATTGAGGATGATGTTGTCCGGCTCACCTTCTTTGGGCAATCCATCGTGGATGGCATTCTGGGCCGGGTGGAAGGAGAATCCGACATTGCCAACGAATCACCGACGCGCCGGGTGGCGGCCGGTGACGGCAAGATTACAGTCGGCAAGTTCTCACACCGCTTTGAGTTTGAAGGCGTTGTGGATTGTCTGCGGTACTGGCGGTCGAAAGCCATAGACGACAACATCATCGCACGGAAACAGCGCCTGCTGTGCGGCAATCTTTTTCACGATCTGTCCGTGCGCGTGCCGCTCGACAGCGAGGAGGTCATTGATACCTGGCTGGAGATGCAGGACGCCTTCCGCAACTCGCCCAACTTTGGCGACTACATCAAGGATGTGTGGCTGATTGGGCCGCTGTGGAACGCACTGGAACAGACCGGGCAGAGCCTCGACAACATTGACGTGTATTACTTCTCGGAAGTCGAAGGCGGCGAAAAATCACGCATTGACTTCCGCTTTGCCGGCGGCGGCACAGGGATTGTGGATTCAATCAGCCGCTGGCTCGAATTGTTCCCTATTGATGGCTTGGGCAAACCGGTCAATCAGGGTGGGCGGGTGGCCCGCCTGCAGGGGAACTTCAACGCCAGCGTACAGGGGATTGAAGTCAAGCTGTTCGTTGAGTTGCCGGGCTTTAGTGTCCCTATTGAAGGCGGCAAACGGAAAGTTCTCAACCATCCGCTGGTGCCTTTGGCACACCACGGTATTGCGGTCAACTCCGAGCCGGCTGACCTGGCCATTCGCTTCAAGGTTTCCATTCCAAAGGGCAAGAAGTTTATCGAGACAGCCAACAGCTTTGAGTGGGACCGGGTGGCGGAAAACGTCCGGGTCTTCACGGGTGGTCGCTACAAAGCCTGGGCAGAGGGTATCTGCAAGGGCAGCTACTCACCCTTTGACATCTTCTTTGGTTGA
- a CDS encoding c-type cytochrome: MTDKVKTVALLGLTAVMATGCFVGARNASEPRLGSSSIAASRTAPAYLREAQVLYEGSTDGLPKDTPADEIAHYKAMLAELQTRNYAACAGCHQVNGGGNKAINATNFQDAGWQANNSSPGMVTSIVNGKGKVMPAYKDKLTLQQINYLVEYIRRFEKKRTDAAPITAGIPSGTTTPAELPVAEATAQR, encoded by the coding sequence ATGACGGACAAAGTGAAAACAGTCGCCCTGCTGGGCCTGACGGCAGTGATGGCCACGGGGTGTTTTGTTGGCGCGCGCAATGCCAGTGAACCGCGTCTGGGGAGTTCTTCCATCGCCGCTTCGCGTACGGCCCCGGCCTATCTGCGGGAGGCGCAAGTGCTGTACGAAGGCTCAACGGACGGTCTTCCCAAAGACACGCCGGCGGATGAAATCGCCCACTACAAGGCGATGCTGGCCGAGCTGCAAACCCGCAACTACGCGGCCTGCGCCGGATGCCATCAGGTCAACGGTGGAGGAAACAAAGCCATCAATGCCACGAACTTTCAGGATGCCGGCTGGCAGGCCAATAACTCATCACCGGGGATGGTCACTTCCATTGTCAACGGCAAGGGCAAGGTCATGCCGGCCTACAAGGACAAGCTGACCCTGCAACAGATCAACTACCTGGTCGAATACATCCGGCGCTTCGAGAAGAAGCGCACGGACGCAGCGCCCATCACCGCCGGCATCCCTTCTGGCACAACGACGCCCGCCGAACTGCCGGTGGCAGAAGCCACGGCGCAGCGCTGA
- the tpiA gene encoding triose-phosphate isomerase, translating to MVLRTPLIIGNWKMHKTVAEAVAYVTTFLPHIAQVTGIEIGIAPVFTALSSVVAAAAGSALRVLAQNVAAEGPTGAFTGEVAAEMLREVGCYGVIVGHSERRRYYGETDTVVAAKVRRALNAQLLPVACIGETLEEREAGTALSVVERQLRAIAGTLTPDEAPRIVLAYEPVWAIGTGRAATPEVVQVMHRHLRATWEECFGAPAAEALRILYGGSVTADNIAAFTSLPDVDGALVGGASLSPNGFAQLIQRSQVASA from the coding sequence ATGGTTCTACGTACCCCGCTCATCATCGGAAACTGGAAAATGCACAAGACGGTCGCGGAGGCCGTCGCCTATGTGACTACCTTTCTCCCCCACATCGCCCAGGTCACGGGGATTGAGATTGGAATTGCCCCGGTGTTCACGGCGCTCTCCTCCGTGGTGGCGGCGGCTGCGGGGAGCGCTCTGCGGGTGTTAGCCCAGAATGTGGCTGCCGAAGGTCCAACCGGAGCCTTTACTGGAGAAGTGGCCGCCGAAATGCTCCGCGAAGTCGGTTGTTATGGCGTCATTGTCGGGCACTCCGAGCGGCGCCGTTACTACGGCGAAACCGACACCGTCGTGGCGGCCAAGGTGCGACGTGCCCTCAATGCACAACTTCTGCCCGTAGCCTGCATAGGCGAGACACTGGAGGAACGGGAAGCCGGAACGGCGCTGTCCGTCGTTGAGCGGCAGCTCCGGGCCATTGCCGGTACGTTGACACCGGACGAAGCCCCCCGTATAGTGCTCGCTTATGAGCCGGTATGGGCAATCGGCACGGGCCGGGCCGCCACGCCGGAAGTGGTGCAGGTGATGCACCGGCATCTGCGGGCCACCTGGGAAGAGTGCTTTGGCGCGCCAGCGGCAGAGGCACTGCGTATTCTGTACGGCGGGAGCGTGACGGCTGACAACATCGCGGCGTTTACGTCCTTGCCCGATGTGGACGGAGCGCTGGTGGGCGGGGCGAGCCTCTCGCCGAACGGTTTTGCCCAACTCATACAGCGGTCGCAGGTGGCCTCGGCGTAG
- a CDS encoding SpoIIE family protein phosphatase produces the protein MTSRKLPPAIHVRPPSGASFEVPLRSVRLTIGRSSRNDLCLNDPFVSRLHAEIRRDGEFFVLYDSGSANGTYHNGQRIDSSAALQFGDVIRIGETELRVADGTTTASGSYKTPLAFRFTEGGQTAPTERLSTHAIRDVPPSSEWQAVTATSCLPPPATQRLATPNWLPIFSKVVETLAVDQSLEETLDTILGLAFEAIAPERAYLLLRDEHGQLQLQAHRTTQQTAHLEVTLPWSIHAHVLQDGKPILVSQALQGGPYYTDTPSASLIAAPLLAGGEVLGLLYMDNPFTPTHFDQNHLDLLTTIARVAAIKIENTRLLEARLEKRRFEEELQVASEIQLSLHPSRPPQLAGWDIAGLSFPCREIGGDYYDFIPRGNGKLILAVGDVAGKGMGAALMMSSVHAALRAQAQTARTLADIVAAVNDYLVENSPENKFLTLFCAELDPVTGILHYTSAGHDPALLVHADGTYTELPAQGIPMGITPNVSPAIHQVCLTPGDILAIYTDGLTESMNEEGDILGLERLVQTIVKNRGLSASRLRDRVEEAVSRFVGRAPAADDLTLVLLRRLPT, from the coding sequence ATGACGTCACGCAAGCTCCCTCCGGCGATTCATGTCCGTCCACCATCGGGAGCGTCCTTTGAAGTCCCGCTCAGAAGCGTCCGGCTAACGATTGGGCGGTCGTCACGCAATGACCTCTGTCTGAACGATCCCTTTGTTTCACGCCTTCATGCCGAAATCCGGCGTGATGGCGAGTTCTTCGTGCTCTACGACAGCGGCAGCGCCAACGGCACTTATCACAATGGGCAACGTATAGATTCAAGTGCGGCACTCCAGTTCGGCGATGTCATTCGCATTGGCGAAACGGAGCTGCGTGTGGCGGATGGCACAACCACAGCCTCCGGCTCCTACAAAACCCCACTGGCTTTTCGCTTCACTGAAGGCGGACAGACGGCACCGACCGAACGACTCAGCACTCACGCCATCAGGGATGTGCCGCCCTCATCTGAGTGGCAGGCTGTGACGGCTACCTCATGCCTGCCTCCTCCGGCCACTCAACGGCTGGCGACACCCAACTGGTTGCCCATCTTCAGCAAGGTCGTGGAAACCCTTGCCGTGGATCAGTCTCTGGAGGAAACCCTGGATACCATCCTGGGACTGGCATTCGAGGCCATTGCTCCAGAGCGCGCCTACCTCCTGCTCCGGGATGAGCACGGGCAGCTTCAGCTACAGGCCCACCGCACCACCCAACAAACAGCTCACTTGGAGGTGACACTTCCCTGGTCGATCCATGCCCATGTCCTGCAGGATGGAAAACCCATCCTGGTCAGCCAAGCGCTGCAGGGGGGACCGTATTACACCGACACCCCATCTGCCTCGCTTATCGCGGCACCATTGCTGGCCGGAGGCGAAGTGCTGGGCCTGCTGTACATGGACAACCCTTTCACTCCCACTCACTTTGACCAGAACCATCTCGACCTGCTGACCACGATTGCCCGCGTGGCCGCCATCAAAATCGAAAACACTCGGCTGCTTGAAGCACGCCTCGAAAAACGCCGCTTTGAAGAAGAACTCCAGGTCGCCAGCGAAATTCAGCTCAGCCTGCACCCGAGCCGCCCTCCGCAACTAGCCGGCTGGGACATTGCCGGCCTCAGCTTTCCCTGCCGTGAAATTGGCGGGGACTACTATGACTTCATTCCCCGTGGCAACGGCAAACTCATCCTTGCCGTTGGCGACGTGGCCGGCAAAGGCATGGGGGCAGCGCTGATGATGTCCAGCGTCCATGCGGCGCTCCGCGCCCAAGCCCAGACGGCGCGAACCCTGGCGGACATTGTTGCCGCAGTCAATGATTACCTGGTCGAAAATTCCCCCGAAAACAAGTTTCTCACTCTGTTTTGTGCAGAACTCGACCCGGTGACCGGCATCCTCCACTACACCAGTGCCGGGCACGATCCAGCGTTGCTGGTGCACGCGGATGGCACCTACACCGAACTCCCGGCCCAAGGCATTCCCATGGGGATTACTCCCAACGTCTCACCGGCAATTCACCAGGTCTGTCTCACGCCGGGTGATATCCTTGCCATCTACACTGATGGACTGACCGAAAGCATGAACGAAGAAGGCGACATTCTGGGACTCGAACGCCTTGTGCAGACAATTGTCAAAAACCGGGGCCTGAGTGCTTCGCGTCTGCGCGACCGCGTGGAGGAAGCCGTGAGCCGTTTTGTCGGACGCGCCCCTGCTGCTGATGACCTGACTTTGGTGTTACTCCGTCGGCTTCCTACCTGA
- a CDS encoding c-type cytochrome translates to MKSIKIIVLGSALALLVGGCFVGSRDPNETRYPKAPMPLQNQTSTLKTAEEIRRESVAQNTPGAREAAALRDRVTPLNLQQVNEQDVAGNDPLGSPARVVLDEGEMYRDPVEIYREGRALFQNNCVGCHGHNGCGNVPRSTNFTDPGWQENNSDGGIYSSIYNGKGIGNGGGAMPAYYNQLSPQQIRYLVAYLRAFKGRQCNGLPTLSDVERMVAERQNKP, encoded by the coding sequence ATGAAAAGCATCAAGATCATCGTCCTTGGCAGTGCCTTGGCGCTTCTGGTCGGTGGCTGCTTCGTCGGCTCACGTGATCCGAATGAAACCCGCTATCCGAAGGCACCGATGCCGCTTCAGAATCAGACATCTACACTCAAGACGGCAGAGGAAATCCGGCGCGAAAGTGTGGCGCAAAACACGCCGGGCGCACGTGAGGCCGCCGCGTTACGTGACCGGGTGACGCCGCTCAACCTGCAACAGGTCAATGAGCAGGACGTGGCCGGAAATGACCCTCTGGGCTCGCCAGCGCGGGTGGTGCTGGATGAGGGCGAAATGTACCGCGATCCGGTTGAAATCTATCGTGAAGGGCGCGCCCTCTTTCAAAACAACTGCGTCGGCTGCCACGGGCACAACGGTTGTGGGAACGTGCCACGTTCGACGAACTTCACCGACCCCGGCTGGCAGGAAAACAACTCGGACGGCGGGATTTATTCCTCGATTTACAACGGCAAGGGGATTGGCAACGGCGGCGGGGCCATGCCGGCCTACTACAACCAGTTGAGTCCCCAGCAGATTCGCTACCTGGTGGCCTATCTGCGCGCCTTCAAGGGAAGGCAGTGTAATGGTTTGCCGACCCTGAGCGATGTTGAGCGCATGGTGGCCGAGCGCCAGAACAAGCCTTAG
- a CDS encoding PLDc N-terminal domain-containing protein, with product MIRYTFWLLTTTLWIIALADALRSGGTLGRKIVSVALILAFPVIGSLVYLFLLRDWVQGRA from the coding sequence ATGATTCGTTACACCTTCTGGCTGCTGACCACCACCTTGTGGATTATTGCTTTGGCTGATGCGCTACGGAGCGGTGGCACGCTGGGCCGCAAAATCGTTTCCGTCGCCCTCATTCTTGCTTTTCCGGTGATCGGCTCGCTGGTCTATCTTTTTTTGCTCCGGGACTGGGTGCAAGGTCGCGCCTGA
- the pdxT gene encoding pyridoxal 5'-phosphate synthase glutaminase subunit PdxT — protein sequence MRDRQPIGILSFQGDFAAHAEALRRAGATPRFVRHMADLTDLAGLILPGGESTTMLRFLQAEPWFAAIREFAAAGRPLLGTCAGAILLARVVTQPAQPSLGLVDMTVRRNGYGRQVDSFTATLTIPRLGPDPLELVFIRAPIIESVGPSVEVLATWGDHPVWVRQGQIFAATFHPEMTDDARIHQFVFGLNRP from the coding sequence ATGCGTGACCGGCAACCGATTGGCATTCTCAGTTTTCAAGGTGACTTTGCAGCCCATGCCGAGGCGCTTCGGCGGGCTGGCGCAACACCGCGTTTCGTGCGGCACATGGCCGACCTGACCGACCTGGCCGGACTTATCCTGCCAGGTGGAGAAAGCACGACCATGCTGCGCTTTCTCCAGGCGGAGCCGTGGTTTGCAGCCATACGGGAGTTTGCGGCGGCGGGGCGGCCGCTGCTGGGCACCTGCGCCGGGGCCATTCTGCTGGCGCGCGTCGTCACACAGCCGGCCCAACCCTCACTTGGCCTTGTGGACATGACCGTACGGCGCAACGGCTACGGGCGGCAGGTGGATAGCTTTACCGCGACGCTGACCATCCCGCGCCTGGGCCCTGACCCGCTCGAACTCGTCTTCATTCGCGCGCCCATCATTGAGTCCGTTGGCCCCAGTGTTGAGGTACTGGCCACCTGGGGCGATCATCCGGTGTGGGTTCGGCAGGGACAGATTTTCGCGGCCACCTTTCACCCGGAAATGACGGACGACGCTCGCATCCATCAGTTCGTCTTTGGCTTGAACCGGCCCTGA
- the secG gene encoding preprotein translocase subunit SecG, whose translation MPWYVYALYALFVLVCLLLIGVILLQPGKGDIALFGGGSQTAFGPRGAQKPLERVTFVLGGLFMALAFTFSIPGILLPRSAASGIKDTPPPPKSEKPKEETKPEEKKDATVTETPAGAAPAADTPKAGEDKPKEENKGNDKENKDAKPAQSQSESEGGQKAGSQPETPKKNQ comes from the coding sequence ATGCCTTGGTACGTTTACGCGCTGTACGCGCTCTTTGTCCTTGTCTGCCTGTTGCTCATTGGTGTGATACTTCTTCAACCCGGCAAGGGTGACATCGCTCTGTTTGGTGGCGGCAGCCAGACTGCCTTCGGCCCGCGCGGCGCACAAAAGCCCCTGGAACGGGTGACGTTTGTTCTGGGCGGGTTGTTCATGGCGCTGGCGTTCACCTTTTCCATTCCAGGAATTCTTTTGCCACGTTCGGCGGCTTCGGGCATCAAGGATACCCCGCCACCGCCCAAGTCAGAGAAGCCGAAAGAGGAGACGAAGCCGGAAGAAAAGAAAGATGCCACCGTGACGGAGACCCCAGCCGGGGCGGCTCCGGCTGCGGATACGCCTAAAGCAGGTGAGGATAAGCCCAAAGAGGAAAACAAGGGAAACGACAAGGAAAATAAAGACGCCAAGCCAGCCCAGTCCCAGTCCGAATCAGAAGGCGGACAAAAGGCCGGCAGCCAGCCGGAAACGCCAAAGAAGAACCAGTAA